In the Quercus lobata isolate SW786 chromosome 5, ValleyOak3.0 Primary Assembly, whole genome shotgun sequence genome, one interval contains:
- the LOC115990078 gene encoding zinc finger BED domain-containing protein RICESLEEPER 2-like: protein MAGASTSGTTHLKLHIAKSCPSAPKEASPSREGTDIRKQVLVKQHNKARSKGISSPSVLNEEDQKASRRDLARMVILHEYPLAIVDHVGFRDFVGGLRFIRMPSPHDKYFLSKILLECISDRNIDLKLFAITVDNASNDDAHILNLVVQEGLNVIGDGIEKYQFAPTNRDWEVAQIVCEKLGYFHKVTELLSGTAYPTANHYFPSVFRLKLELNQWLSSEDELVKKIAAKMLAKFDKYWSDVHDIMSLAIVLDPRYKLMLLTFYFNKMYGSKANEEIDKVKNLLFELFAEYDLENIDRGVIYSQTSSSTSTSSATHEHDDTMRDYDLFVSNATTNIGQMSRDIISEFELYTSEKVAPRTEQFDVLGWWKCNASKYPTLQHIARDILAIPMTTIASKSAFSTCGRLLSPHRSHLHHDTLEALMCGQNWL, encoded by the exons ATGGCTGGAGCAAGTACATCAGGGACGACTCATTTAAAACTGCACATAGCAAAAAGTTGTCCAAGTGCTCCGAAGGAAGCAAGTCCTTCGAGGGAAGGAACAGATATTAGGAAGCAAGTTCTTGTCAAACAACACAATAAGGCAAGAAGTAAAGGGATCTCAAGCCCTAGTGTTTTAAATGAAGAGGATCAGAAGGCTTCGAGGAGGGACCTTGCGCGAATGGTCATTTTGCATGAGTACCCTCTTGCAATTGTTGATCATGTTGGGTTTCGGGATTTTGTTGGTGGTCTTCG gtttattcGTATGCCATCTCCACATGATAagtattttctttctaaaatccTTTTGGAGTGTATTTCTGATAGGAACATTGATTTGAAGTTATTTGCCATAACTGTAGATAATGCTAGCAATGATGATG CACATATTCTGAATTTGGTTGTTCAAGAGGGTTTGAATGTAATTGGTGATGGTATTGAAAAG TATCAGTTTGCTCCAACTAATAGGGATTGGGAGGTAGCACAAATTGTTTGTGAGAAGTTGGGTTACTTTCATAAAGTTACTGAGTTGCTTTCTGGTACTGCCTACCCTACAGCTAATCATTATTTTCCTTCAGTCTTTCGGTTGAAGTTGGAATTAAATCAATGGCTTTCAAGTGAAGATGAGTTGGTTAAGAAAATAGCAGCAAAGATGTTAGCTAAGTTTGATAAATATTGGAGTGACGTTCATGATATCATGAGTTTGGCTATTGTTTTAGATCCAAGATATAAATTGATGTTATtgaccttttattttaataaaatgtatgGCAGTAAGGCTAACGAAGAAATTGACAAGGTTAAGAATCTTCTTTTTGAGTTGTTTGCGGAGTATGACTTAGAAAACATTGATAGAGGAGTCATTTATTCTCAAACTTCATCTTCTACATCTACATCAAGTGCTACACATGAACATGATGATACAATGAGGGACTATGATTTGTTTGTTAGTAATGCGACTACTAACATAGGCCAAATGAGTAGGGATATTATATCGGAGTTTGAACTTTATACTAGTGAGAAAGTGGCACCTAGAACTGAACAATTTGATGTTTTGGGTTGGTGGAAGTGTAATGCTAGTAAGTATCCTACCTTGCAGCACATTGCAAGGGATATTTTGGCTATTCCTATGACAACAATTGCCTCAAAGTCGGCTTTTAGCACTTGTGGGAGATTGTTGAGTCCACATCGTAGCCATCTTCATCATGATACCTTAGAAGCATTGATGTGTGGGCAGAATTGGTTATGA
- the LOC115990077 gene encoding uncharacterized protein LOC115990077 has translation MFSVPSTNSDMQEDEDVQEVYSSGLPKKPVLGKRKGTNPVDNYFAPRTTPGAQPGLKSVFQSKERVRQADMAIARFLYDNCIPFNVVNSVYYQKMIDAVVAAGPGYKGPSYHVVRVPLLMDQKKEVQLLVESQRRHWAEVGCTLMADGWTDIRHRSLINFFVYCPRGMVFVKLVDASNIVKSTRNLFKLFDEVVTWVGPKNIVHMITDNASNYVSASKLLCEKYKTISWSPCATHCLNLVLQDMGDMPHVERLKKRASKVTVFIYNHVALIAWLRKRPGWTDIVRVGATKFATTFLSFGSLHVHKHDLQALVTSKFFVENRLARESKAKEVVSIILDNSFWDDINVLVKISSPLIHLLRIVDSNQRPAMGYVYEGMHRARLGIKKIFRMKKHLYKPSTSIIKNRWDKHLRKDLHAAAYWLNPAFQYDEENFCQKPIVHMAVLDYIGTKYDGDKEKVIKETQYFRDRIGSFDRDLALSTSTTTHSDEWWKLWGADAPNLQKLAIRIFNFDPIDYASIDKTDFWVFVEEEDPYLNYEELENAIYEEGAYLASAAPSSNIEESIDDSSEVEGIDLGTFGQPVGPPLGFPGNDDEHDNYHDIDDL, from the exons ATGTTTAGTGTGCCTTCCACAAATAGTGATAtgcaagaagatgaagatgttcAAGAAGTATATAGTAGTGGGTTGCCTAAAAAACCTGTTTTAGGTAAAAGAAAGGGTACAAATCCGGTGGATAATTACTTTGCTCCAAGAACTACTCCAGGAGCTCAACCTGGTCTTAAAAGTGTGTTCCAAAGTAAAGAAAGGGTGAGGCAAGCTGATATGGCTATTGCAAGGTTTCTGTATGACAATTGCATTCCTTTTAATGTAGTGAATTCAGTGTACTACCAAAAGATGATTGATGCCGTAGTTGCTGCTGGTCCTGGCTACAAAGGTCCATCTTATCATGTTGTACGAGTCCCTTTGTTGATGGATCAAAAGAAAGAGGTTCAGTTGTTGGTTGAGTCACAACGTAGGCATTGGGCAGAAGTTGGATGTACACTTATGGCTGATGGTTGGACAGATATTAGACATAGGTCATTGAttaatttctttgtttattGTCCTAGGGGAATGGTATTTGTAAAATTAGTTGATGCCTCAAATATTGTGAAGAGTACTAGAAACTTATTTAAACTGTTTGATGAAGTTGTTACATGGGTTGGTCCAAAAAACATAGTTCACATGATTACTGATAATGCTTCCAATTATGTATCTGCTAGTAAATTGTTGTGtgaaaagtataaaactattagTTGGTCTCCTTGTGCAACACATTGCCTAAATCTTGTGTTGCAGGATATGGGAGACATGCCTCATGTGGAGAGACTTAAAAAACGTGCATCCAAAGTtacagtttttatttataatcatgTGGCTTTGATTGCTTGGTTGAGGAAGAGACCTGGTTGGACAGATATTGTACGTGTAGGAGCAACAAAATTTGCTACTACTTTCCTTTCATTTGGAAGTCTTCATGTGCATAAGCATGACTTGCAAGCCTTAGTGACTAGCAAGTTCTTTGTAGAAAATAGATTAGCAAGAGAGTCAAAGGCAAAAGAAGTAGTTTCTATCATTTTAGATAATTCTTTTTGGGATGATATTAATGTTCTTGTCAAGATTTCATCGCCACTCATTCATTTGTTACGGATTGTTGATTCTAATCAAAGGCCTGCAATGGGATATGTGTATGAGGGCATGCATAGAGCACGGTTGGGAATCAAGAAGATCTTCCGAATGAAGAAGCACTTGTACAAGCCATCCACCTCAATTATAAAAAACCGTTGGGACAAACATTTGCGTAAAGATCTTCATGCTGCTGCATATTGGTTAAATCCCGCTTTTCAATATGATGAGGAGAATTTTTGTCAGAAACCAATAGTACATATGGCTGTTTTGGACTACATTGGGACAAAATATGATGGTGACAAAGAAAAGGTAATTAAGGAAACCCAATATTTTCGAGACCGTATTGGGAGCTTTGATAGAGATCTTGCATTGTCAACAAGCACAACCACTCATTCAG ATGAATGGTGGAAGTTGTGGGGTGCTGATGCTCCAAACTTACAAAAATTGGCAATTAGAATC tttaattttgatcCCATTGATTATGCAAGTATCGACAAAactgatttttgggtatttgtggaAGAGGAAGACCCATATCTTAATTATGAAGAGTTGGAGAATGCAATTTATGAAGAGGGTGCATATCTAGCAAGTGCAGCGCCTTCTTCTAATATTGAAG AATCTATAGATGATAGCAGTGAGGTTGAAGGAATTGATTTGGGAACATTTGGACAACCTGTTGGCCCTCCTCTTGGATTTCCAGGGAATGATGATGAGCATGATAACtatcatgacattgatgatttaTGA